One genomic segment of Thermovibrio guaymasensis includes these proteins:
- a CDS encoding flagellin: protein MALRINYNYQADFTHVNLLKTERNLNTALERLSTGYRINSAKDDAAGLFIADQLKLVANALDQGVRNAQDGISASQIAESSLSQIYDKLVTIYTKASQAASDTNDANERNALQEDINKLVDAIDRIASSSEFNGIKLLDGSFQDMAIHYGARAQQTLTISIDSAKADDLGAFMLNGQGGKVSDASKSYANLLTANTGYAYNSSNDTVKIEGVDLSGAFNDGGAVDAKALADYINSSEELKEKGIEAMAFNKSVADTNFSDISVGTSGLTIKFYIGNKNGSSADITLSYASGTTLTLDKLIADINSAAQNAGVELTASKSGERLVLSTDGSTIGLEVVAGSGTTVDLSTLLEGATGSVSGGTGSAMKVGDLKVLSSNSFGWDVTGIEAGLGVSAVSTSELQKLTDLKVTSNEDAEISIKVVDIAIKKVDNMRAKLGSIQQNLQAIIDNNNFAATQTREAESRIRNVDFAKEMAEFTRYQTLMQSGMAMLAQANQLPQLVLQLLR, encoded by the coding sequence ATGGCTCTGAGGATTAACTACAATTATCAAGCAGATTTTACCCATGTAAACTTATTAAAAACAGAGAGGAACCTTAATACTGCATTAGAAAGGCTGTCTACAGGTTATAGGATTAACTCAGCTAAAGATGACGCTGCTGGGTTGTTTATTGCTGATCAACTTAAGCTTGTTGCAAACGCCCTTGATCAGGGTGTAAGAAACGCTCAAGATGGTATCTCTGCCTCTCAAATAGCTGAATCTTCTTTATCGCAGATTTATGACAAGCTTGTAACGATCTATACAAAAGCTTCACAGGCTGCTAGTGATACAAATGATGCTAATGAAAGGAACGCTCTTCAGGAGGATATTAACAAGCTTGTTGATGCTATTGACAGGATAGCGTCAAGTTCTGAGTTTAACGGAATAAAGCTGTTAGATGGAAGTTTCCAGGATATGGCTATCCATTACGGAGCTAGAGCCCAACAAACTCTTACAATATCAATAGATAGTGCAAAGGCTGACGATTTAGGTGCTTTTATGCTTAACGGTCAGGGAGGGAAAGTTTCAGATGCTTCAAAGAGCTATGCTAATTTGTTAACTGCTAATACTGGTTATGCGTATAATAGCAGCAACGATACAGTAAAAATAGAAGGTGTAGACTTATCAGGAGCCTTTAATGATGGTGGAGCAGTAGATGCAAAGGCCTTAGCAGATTACATTAACAGTTCTGAAGAGCTAAAAGAAAAGGGAATAGAAGCTATGGCTTTCAATAAGAGCGTTGCCGATACCAACTTCTCAGATATTTCTGTTGGTACAAGTGGTTTAACTATCAAGTTTTACATAGGTAACAAAAACGGAAGCAGTGCGGATATTACTTTAAGTTACGCTTCAGGAACTACTCTTACTTTGGATAAACTAATCGCTGATATTAACTCAGCAGCTCAAAACGCAGGTGTTGAGCTAACAGCTTCAAAAAGCGGAGAAAGGTTAGTCCTTTCTACTGATGGAAGTACTATTGGATTAGAGGTTGTAGCGGGTTCAGGTACTACTGTTGATTTATCGACTTTATTGGAAGGAGCAACAGGAAGCGTTTCTGGTGGTACTGGTTCTGCTATGAAAGTGGGAGATCTTAAAGTCTTGTCTTCAAATTCTTTCGGTTGGGATGTTACAGGAATTGAGGCTGGTCTAGGAGTAAGTGCTGTTAGTACTTCGGAATTGCAGAAACTTACGGATCTGAAAGTTACTTCTAATGAAGATGCAGAAATTTCAATAAAGGTGGTAGATATAGCTATTAAGAAAGTAGATAATATGAGAGCAAAGTTAGGTTCAATTCAACAGAACCTTCAGGCTATTATTGATAACAACAACTTTGCAGCTACTCAAACTAGAGAAGCTGAATCAAGAATTAGAAACGTAGACTTTGCTAAGGAGATGGCTGAGTTCACAAGGTATCAGACTCTTATGCAGTCTGGTATGGCTATGCTGGCTCAGGCCAACCAGCTTCCTCAGCTTGTCCTTCAGCTTCTCAGGTAA